A section of the Macadamia integrifolia cultivar HAES 741 chromosome 9, SCU_Mint_v3, whole genome shotgun sequence genome encodes:
- the LOC122088760 gene encoding uncharacterized protein LOC122088760: protein MASSLCTHQVTFTFQPSGYHRKSNTNNCSLPRRSPFVSPQTLKRFNGELRLSHNFSISNKRNYKQRQLQTRRAHSVSDVVAAQSNFVRVLQTVWRVAKDGIKAGTNLVPDSVPRPVASIGIAGIVLIISVFVLNSFLSTAFFILGMGFIYFVFMALNKDKGGPKGGGGPGGPTDVEDSLEEARRIMEKYK from the exons ATGGCATCGTCCTTGTGCACCCACCAAGTGACCTTCACCTTCCAACCGTCTGGTTATCATCGAAAAAGCAACACAAACAACTGCTCCCTGCCTAGACGTTCTCCTTTTGTTTCTCCTCAAACCCTGAAGAGGTTTAATGGGGAACTCCGTCTCTCACACAACTTCAGCATCAGCAATAAGAGGAACTATAAGCAGCGACAGCTCCAAACAAGAAGAGCCCATTCAGTATCTGATGTCGTTGCTGCGCAATCCAACTTCGTAAGAG TTCTTCAGACAGTGTGGCGGGTAGCAAAGGATGGAATTAAGGCTGGCACCAATCTTGTGCCT GATTCTGTTCCAAGACCAGTAGCAAGCATTGGCATAGCTGGGATTGTTTTGATCATTTCTGTCTTTGTGCTCAACTCATTCCTATCTACAGCATTTTTTATACTG GGCATGGGGTTTATATACTTTGTATTCATGGCCTTGAACAAGGATAAAGGTGGCCCAAAAGGTGGTGGAGGGCCTGGTGGCCCCACTGATGTGGAAGACTCTTTAGAAGAAGCAAGAAGGATAATGGAAAAGTACAAGTAA
- the LOC122088597 gene encoding stress response protein NST1 — translation MAASRQILRSSSTSPIVKSVLTQTLRFKTTSTTPSHHNQHQLEQQFTKPNEFLGSWKAPKDPKEAEANLGQLRREYAKQVKELRKQYIYEMELQKQEKQLKDEAKREAVRIAREERKAAKAAMAQVRAAERKVLEEEFRQTLLKERAEKLEYWRSIEKRVEEKKKEKKELLRRQSSMWIDEQELVKKILDARVDTTPL, via the exons ATGGCGGCATCTCGCCAAATCTTACGCTCTTCTTCAACATCTCCAATCGTCAAATCTGTCCTGACTCAAACCCTTCGCTTCAAGACAACATCAACGACGCCCTCTCACCATAATCAACACCAGCTTGAGCAACAATTTACGAAGCCCAATGAGTTCTTAGGGAGCTGGAAAGCCCCCAAGGATCCAAAGGAAGCAGAGGCGAATTTAGGGCAGTTAAGGAGAGAGTACGCGAAGCAGGTTAAGGAGCTTCGCAAGCAGTATATCTATGAGATGGAATTGCAGAAGCAGGAGAAGCAATTAAAGGACGAAGCCAAGCGAGAGGCTGTTCGTATTGCCAGGGAGGAGCGAAAGGCTGCCAAGGCCGCTATGGCTCAGGTTCGAGCTGCTGAGCGGAAGGTCCTTGAAGAGGAGTTCCGTCAAACCCTT TTGAAAGAAAGAGCAGAGAAGTTGGAATATTGGAGATCAATAGAAAAACGAgtggaggaaaaaaagaaggaaaagaaagagctTTTGCGTCGGCAGAGTTCCATGTGGATTGATGAACAAGAGCTGGTGAAGAAAATATTGGACGCCCGTGTTGATACCACCCCTCTCTAA